From a region of the Helianthus annuus cultivar XRQ/B chromosome 5, HanXRQr2.0-SUNRISE, whole genome shotgun sequence genome:
- the LOC110942896 gene encoding uncharacterized protein LOC110942896: protein MALNGLPIGLPPEGVTDFEYNESGRFEVHLDQACNAKFEDELHYDQNVSGNMSYGQIGGLSGISGQDLFLWFPVKEIRVDFSLSSFEIPRECLASEDQIVVEIDFSCGTKLPVNSQSTKVNGQTAGLLIIVIGLLLYFKKINRHLVIGIVQKQRKLCPIFEKSVIRNIYTSNNGFGGGPTVFAVVVLEVVAV, encoded by the exons ATGGCG TTGAATGGGCTGCCAATCGGGTTACCACCCGAAGGTGTGACCGACTTTGAATACAATGAATCGGGCCGGTTCGAGGTGCATTTGGATCAAGCTTGTAATGCTAAGTTTGAAGATGAGTTGCATTATGATCAGAATGTTTCTGGGAATATGAGTTATGGGCAGATCGGTGGGTTATCGGGTATTTCGGGTCAAGATTTATTTTTGTGGTTTCCGGTTAAGGAGATTCGGGTTGAT TTTTCATTGTCAAGTTTTGAAATACCCAGGGAGTGTTTGGCGTCTGAAGATCAGATTGTTGTTGAG ATTGACTTTTCATGTGGAACGAAACTGCCGGTCAACAGTCAGTCAACAAAAGTCAATGGTCAAACTGCCGGTTTATTGATAATTGTGATTGGTTTATTGttgtattttaaaaaaataaatcgaCACTTAGTTATCGGGattgtccaaaaacagaggaaactctgcccgattttcgaAAAATCCGTTATACGAAACATTTATACTTCCAATAACGGTTTTGGGGGTGGCCCGACGGTGTTCGCGGTGGTGGTGTTGGAGGTGGTGGCTGTGTGA